Below is a window of Inquilinus sp. KBS0705 DNA.
ATACATTGGCATGAGCGCCGGTGTAGGTAAAACGTACCGTATGCTGCAGGAAGCCCATGCCTTGCTAAAAAATAACATAGATATACAAATAGGTTATATTGAAACACATAACCGTGCCGAAACGCATGCATTGCTGGCCGGCCTGCCCGTTATAACCCGGCGCAAAATATTCTATAAAGGGAAAGAACTGGAAGAGATGGACCTGCAAGCTATACTTAACCGTCATCCCGAAGTAGTAATAGTTGATGAATTAGCTCACAGCAATATTGAGGGCAGTAAAAATGCGAAACGCTGGCAGGATGTAAGAGACATTTTAGAAGCCGGCATAAGCGTTATCACCGCTCTAAATATTCAGCATTTAGAAAGTTTGAACGAAGAAATAGAAAACATTACCGGCATTGCCATAACCGAGCGCGTGCCTGATAAGGTGCTGGAAATTGCCGACGAAATAGTGAACATCGACCTTACTGCCGATGAATTAATATCGCGCCTTAAGGAAGGGAAAATATACGATAAGGCTAAGGTAGCGACGGCGCTCACTAACTTTTTCCGCAGCGATAAGATACTGCAACTGCGCGAGATAGCTTTAAAAGAAGTAGCACACCATTTAGAGCGGAAGATAGATGTTGAAGTACCCAAGCAGATAAAGTTAAGGCCCGAAAAGTTTTTGGCTTGTATATCATCCAACGCCGAAACCGCCCGTATAGTGATACGTAAA
It encodes the following:
- a CDS encoding sensor protein KdpD, with translation MAEEHKDNSVRDFIDLVKKSRRGKLKIYIGMSAGVGKTYRMLQEAHALLKNNIDIQIGYIETHNRAETHALLAGLPVITRRKIFYKGKELEEMDLQAILNRHPEVVIVDELAHSNIEGSKNAKRWQDVRDILEAGISVITALNIQHLESLNEEIENITGIAITERVPDKVLEIADEIVNIDLTADELISRLKEGKIYDKAKVATALTNFFRSDKILQLREIALKEVAHHLERKIDVEVPKQIKLRPEKFLACISSNAETARIVIRKTARLASYYRSPWIVLYVQSSSESLDRIKLDKQRHLINNFKLATELGAELIKLKSDAITHTIMKVAEEKEVTTICIGKPHLNLWQVILRTAIFNELLQKIASTETDLVILS